The Trichocoleus desertorum ATA4-8-CV12 genome includes the window ACATGACGTTCCTTCATTCCCATTCTGCTACAGAATCTGCTCAAGCTGCCACGCATCACCACGCTGACAATCATAATCATGCGGGTCATTCTCATTCGGACCCTTCCCATCACCACCCAGAAACCCATCAACTCAACGGTAGCGAGCCGCAAGCAGAAACTTCCCACAGACAGGCTCGCCACTTACCAGAAATTGAACACCTGATTAAAGCCGCTCAGTTGCCAACGAGAGCAGAAGCTTGGAGTTTAGCGGTGTTTCGCGCTTTGGCGGCAGCGGAAGGGGCAGTTCATGGCATTGCTCCAGAGCAAGTACATTTCCATGAAGTCGGTGCCACCGATGCCATTGTCGATATTGTTGGCACTTGTCTGGGCTTAGATTGGCTTGGTATTGACCAGCTTTACTGCTCACCGATGCCTACGGGTGGGGGCATCATTCGGGCGGCTCATGGTCGGCTACCTGTACCTACTCCCGCCGTACTGAAGCTGTGGGAAATGCGCCAAGTGCCGATTTACAGCAACGGCATCGATCGCGAACTGGTTACTCCCACTGGAGCCGCGATCGCCGTCACTCTAGCCACTCGATTCGGCCCACCTCCCACCATGACACTTCAAAAAGTGGGCTTAGGCGCTGGTTCGCGTGAGCTCTCTATCCCAAATATGCTGCGGCTCTGGTTAGGAGAAGGAGAAGCTGACCAAACACCTGCATTCAGCAAAAGCCAACCCTCACCCCGCCTACGGCACCCCTCTCCTGCGGGAGAGGGGTTGGGGGAGAGGTCAACACTGCCCCTAGAAACCGTTGAAGTACTAGAAACTCAAATTGATGACTTGAACCCCCAGGCGATCGGTTATGTCTTTAATGCTTTATTAGCAGCGGGTGCCTTGGATGTGTTTACTCAGGCGATCGCAATGAAGAAATCGCGGCCCGGAGTGCTATTAAGCGTAATCTGCCATCCAGAGCAAGTAGCGGCTTGTGAAGCGGTAATGTTTCGGGAAACGAGCACCTTAGGCATTCGCCGCTCGACTCAACAACGCCGGATTTTGGCTCGCGAAATTCAGCAAATCCAAACCGATTACGGCCCAGTAAGGATTAAAGTTGCATGGGCAGGGCCAAGGAAGGAAGGAGCGATCGCCAATGTCCAGCCTGAATACGAAGACTGCGCCCAGATTGCTCAACAGCAAAATCTCCCCTGGCGGGAAGTTCACCGAGTCGCGCTGCAAGCTTGGTATCTCCAACAAAAGAAGGCCGCATCAGGTGGTACAACCCATACCTCACCTGACCGACCTTACACCTAAATTGAATGAAGAAAAGCAGCTAAGGTGAATTAAGCGCGATCGCGTTTTGCACCACCCTTAACTAGCCTTATTACTAGCTAGCCTTATCTAGAGCCCGCTGAGTGCTATGAGCAGCTTCACTAGTTTTGTCTTGGACATAGCTAGAAGTCTTGTCTACCGCTTGCTTGGCGTTACCTGTTAGATCCCGACTTGCACCTTGGGTACTGTCTTTCATGTTTTCAGTAGCTTGGCGAGCACTTCTGCTGGCACTCTTGGCATCATCACGAATATTAGCTGCTTGGTTTTGCAGCTTATCGGTCGCCCGATCAGCCTTTCTGTCAAAAGATTTGCTGTCTCGCTTGAGGTTGTCACCTAGCTGTTCTAGGTTCTCGCCTTTTTTATCGAGAATTCGCTTGCTATTGGTGCCTACGTCATCAGTTTGGTCAATCACATTGCGCTCAGCATTATCTACCAAACCTTTGGCCTGAGACGTACTTCTAGATTGCACACTCTTGTTGTAGCGAGTATCTGTATCACTGTAGCCGTTCATGCCACCTTGGTAGTTTTGCTGGCGATGTCCAGGGATACCTTGAGCAGCACTGTTACTGTCTCTACCTTGGCCACCACTGCTCTCTCTCGCTTGAGCACCACCTGAGCAGGCAGCAGTAGAAATCATTAGAACGCCTGCCAAAAATACGGCTAAAATTTGGCTCAAACGAACCTTTTTAAGTGCAGAAATCAATCTTTTCATAGAAGTACTCCGTTGTATTTTCTTGAGTGGGTATTAAATTTTGAGAACTCCAACTCGCAACTCAGCTATTTTTTATTGGCGGTCAAAGTTGCTTCTTAACCCACTTTGAGTGTGTTTTGAGTGGGAAAGCATTGTCTCTTTTTAAGGAAAAATTCTGTTTTTCCCAATCAGTTTTTCACTGCTATCTCACTGCTATATTTTGACTGCCCTAGTTGTTGAAGTTGGAGCCTCAGAATGAGAACTGTTAGCGTCGCTCTGCGGGGTTAGGTGCCAACTCTGGTTTTTCTAATGCAGAATCACCCGTTTCTTTCACGAAAGCAGAAGCGTCTTTGAACTGCTCACCAACTCTTTCGAGGATCTTTTCGCCCGGATCACTGCGATCGATCACAGGCTGGCGCTCTTTGGGAAACTGTTTCACTTGGGCTTGCAGTTCTTTCTGAGCTCTAGTTCCGATCGCCGGATTGTTCGTACCACTAGCGTTGGCACTAGGGTAAAGCATGTCTGATGGATTACTTTGAACATCACCGATGCTGTTAGCAGCGATCAACTGAGGAGCAACGAGTTGCAGATCCGCCCGATTGCCTCGGACTGCCTTGGCATCAGTAGATGCCTTGTAGTTGGTGTAACCATCCCCACCACTCTTGTGTGGATTGTTGTTACCACCCATTTGCACAGGAGGATTGTTAGGACGAGCGCCATTCACATCTCCGTTGTTACAAGCAGTACTGATTACCAGTAGCACGCCTGCTAAAAAGACAGTTAAAATTTGACGTATTCGCACTTTTTCGAGAAAAGCAATTAAATTCTTCACAGAAGACTCCTTATTAGCTCAGTGCATAAGGGCCAATGCTTCGTTAAAAGTGGCCCTGGTCGGCGAAATGCCAGCCTAAAGTTCCTACAGGCTGGCGCAGTAGGATAATCGCTAGGGAGTAGGAGTTAGGCTGAAAACTTTTTCACTGATACTTGTTCAGCTTACGCAGAGGGTCCGATCGCATCCTCTAGCCGAGGTCACATTCTCAGCATCCGATCTCAGCTATTTTCTCTAACTCTAGAGAGAGCAATTAAGGGGCGATCGCAACTCAGCGTATTGATTGACACATTCAAGACCTGATTCGCTGGGGTGAAGACTCAGCCGCAGAAGGTTTTTATGCTGTGGTCACTAGGTCACAGCTAGAAGTGTTGTGCAAACAGACAAACAGATCGGAGTAATTCTGGATCATGACCTTTGACTACGATCTATTCGTCATTGGGGCGGGTTCTGGTGGTTTGGCGGCGGCTGAGCGAGCAACTACGTACGGAGCGCGGGTGGCGATCGCGGAATCAGCCACAGTGGGGGGAACCTGCGTCAATCATGGCTGTGTCCCGGAAAAGCTGCTGAACTACGCTGCTAGCTTTGCCGATGTTTTTTTGGATACAGTGGGATATGGCTGGAGTGTCCCACCCAGCCAATTTGATTGGCCAAAGTTTGTGCAGGCCAAAGACCAGCAAATTGAAAAGCTCCATCAAGTACATCAGCAGCATCTCGACTCTGGAAAAGTAGCGATCATTCCCGGTCAGGCCGTTTTTACGGATGCTCATACCTTACAGGTGGGGGAGCAGTCGATTACGGCAGCCAGAATTTTGATTGCGGTGGGAGCCAAGTGGGAGCAACTACCCATTCCAGGTGCAGAACATTTGATCACTTCCCGTGAGTTGTTTAACTTACCAGAGCTACCTCAACGGCTCGCCATCATCGGGGATACTTATATTGCGGTGAAGTCAGCTAGTAGCTTGAATAGCTTGGGTTCACAGGTAGTCCAAGTCGTTGCCCAAGATTCAATCTTGGCAGACTGCGATCACGATTTGGCTACAGCAGTGCAGACAGGTTTGGCTCAGCGCGGGGTCAGCTTTCGCTGTCAAAGTCAGCTATTAAAAGTAGAGCACAGTTCCACAGGTTTAGATCTGACCCTCTCCGATCGCAATGAAACCCTAACCGTTGATGCTGTAGTTGTCGCAACTCAACGCCACCCCAAAATTCAAGGCTTGAACCTGGAAGCAGCGGGAATTCAGCTCACACCTCAAGGCACGATCGCAGTAGACGCCTACAGTCGCACGACCCAACCCAATATCTTTGCGATCGGAGATTGCACGCCTAGAACTAGCCTCACACCCGTGGCGATCGCCTCTGGACGAGCGATGGCAGATACTGAATTTGGGCCACAACCTCACGCAGTCGATTACAACTTAATTCCGGTTTCAGTGGGTTTTCAGCCAGAGGCGGCAACGGTAGGGTTGAGTGAAGCTCAGGCACGAGCACGATTCGGTGAAGCGGTGCAGTGCTACCGAACCGAGATCCGACCCCTATCGCAGAAATTAATCCCTCGTCCTGAACCAGGACTGCTGAAACTAGTGATTGAAGGTCAATCCCAGCGAGTGGTGGGAGCACACTTAGTCAGTGAACATGCGACCGAAATCATTCAATGCCTAGCGATCGCCATGCGGATGGGGGTCACGAAATCCCAACTCAGTCAAACCGTAGGTCTACATCCCTCGATCGCTGAAGAATTGGTTATGTAAGAACTCCAAGAATAAGAACTTTACAAGAAGGATGAAGGTGACTCGGTAGGGTGGCAGCGATTAAGATATGGCTGACTACGCCTAAATCGCCTAGATCTAAATCGCCTAGATCTAAATCGCCTAGATAAAGAGCGATCGCTCCCTCTCACCAAAATCACACACCATGAAGCAAATTGGTGCCCGCCTCAAGCCTTACCTGCGTTGGGTTGTCCTAGGTGGTACCCTGATTTTTCTAGCCAAAGCCCTAAAGGATCATTGGGCAGATGTGGTCGCCATTCGCATAGAAGCCACAGGTTGGCTATATTTGGCGATCGCACTCAGTGTGACCTTAATAGCCCATGTTTGGTCAGGCTGGGTTTGGGGTTGGATTTTGCGCGAACTGAATCAGCCAGTCAATGACCTCTGGGCGATCGCGGTTTATCTACGAACCAATATTGCCAAGTACCTTCCCGGCAATATCTGGCATTTTTATGGACGCATGCAAGCGGCAACTGCGGCAGGCATTTCTCTGGGTGCAGCAACTTTAAGCGTCTTACTAGAGCCTCTCTTAATGGCGGCGGCAGCTCTACTCATTGCTTTAGCAGGAAATCGCACCCCTAATTGGGGTTGGCAAATCGTCAGCCTAGGGGTGGTGCTGGCAAGTGTTCACCCTAGAATTCTCAATTTAGGAATTCAATTACTTAGCCGCTTAAAAGGTAAAGCCACCAATTCAGCAGCTACTTCCTCTAGTCTCACCATTACTCGTTACCCGCTGCGACCGTTATTAGGAGAGATAGTTTTTGTGGGGATTCGAGGGCTGGGTTTCCTCTTTACCTTTTTCGCCATCAGTCCCCTGACTAGCAGCCAAATTCCTCCACTTTTCAGTGCCTTTGCTTTAGCTTGGCTGTTAGGGTTAGTCGTACCAGGGGCACCGGGAGGGATTGGCGTGTTTGAAGCCACGGCGATCGCTTTGCTAAATCGGCAATTTTCTCCAGGGATAATCTTGAGTGTGGTCGCTCTCTATCGGCTCATTAGTATCTTAGCTGAATCTATTGGAGCTGGATTTGCCTATCTTCAAAAAACCCAGAAGCCAGGATTGTAAGTCTCTCTTCACCCCTAGAAGCGAACTTAGAAGCAGCCTTAAAGAAGAACTCCCATAGCTATTTTAGTTCGTATCAGGCAACATATCAGGATCGAAGCCATCAAGCCCAGGTTCAGCCTCAGTCATTGAGCCTAAAATGTCATCATTTTTTAGCTGCGAGAATATAACGTAAGTATCTAGATGAGTCGAGGATGAGCCAGAGGGTTTGTTCATCTTGATCAAGTTGTATTCCACATTTTCGGCATAAATAGCAAAAGTAATGTTGAACACTTCCATAAACGTAATGACCCACTCGCACTCTTCTTCCGAAAAGTTTTCATAGTAGCGGACTAATTCAGCGATACAAGCTTCTAGATGAGTACGAGTATGACCACAGATTAAAACAATTTTAAGTAAGACAATCACCAAAGTCAGGGGGTTGCCTTGAGATAAAAGCAAGACAAACAAAGGCGAGGGTTCTTTTTGGCCTTCAATCGTTAAATATTCAATTACACGATTACAAGTTCTGAGTAAAAGAGCGCTACTCAAAGCTTCATCATGGTAGCTTTCATACAGTGATGCAAACTTTTCAGATAGCTTTTTACGGAGCGTTTCAACAAATTCTTGGTTTTCTAGCGAAAAAGCTAAGTACTCCTGCAAGCTAGCCTTAAATTCTTTGTACGTCAGATGCTGAGTTTGCTTGAGAAAAATATTGGCTACATTAGCATAGTTAAACGGGCCTCGTCGGGCAACAATAGCCTTGGTTAAGCGCAGCACCTCATCGCCCAACGCAGTCGGATTTCTATGGGTTTTTCCGCC containing:
- the gorA gene encoding glutathione-disulfide reductase, translating into MTFDYDLFVIGAGSGGLAAAERATTYGARVAIAESATVGGTCVNHGCVPEKLLNYAASFADVFLDTVGYGWSVPPSQFDWPKFVQAKDQQIEKLHQVHQQHLDSGKVAIIPGQAVFTDAHTLQVGEQSITAARILIAVGAKWEQLPIPGAEHLITSRELFNLPELPQRLAIIGDTYIAVKSASSLNSLGSQVVQVVAQDSILADCDHDLATAVQTGLAQRGVSFRCQSQLLKVEHSSTGLDLTLSDRNETLTVDAVVVATQRHPKIQGLNLEAAGIQLTPQGTIAVDAYSRTTQPNIFAIGDCTPRTSLTPVAIASGRAMADTEFGPQPHAVDYNLIPVSVGFQPEAATVGLSEAQARARFGEAVQCYRTEIRPLSQKLIPRPEPGLLKLVIEGQSQRVVGAHLVSEHATEIIQCLAIAMRMGVTKSQLSQTVGLHPSIAEELVM
- the larC gene encoding nickel pincer cofactor biosynthesis protein LarC, with the protein product MSKLAYLECPTGIAGDMCLGALIHAGVPLEYLVEQLNRLGISDEFRLRVESVQRNGQQATKVHVDLRPNYNSEFVPEPVDQPYMTFLHSHSATESAQAATHHHADNHNHAGHSHSDPSHHHPETHQLNGSEPQAETSHRQARHLPEIEHLIKAAQLPTRAEAWSLAVFRALAAAEGAVHGIAPEQVHFHEVGATDAIVDIVGTCLGLDWLGIDQLYCSPMPTGGGIIRAAHGRLPVPTPAVLKLWEMRQVPIYSNGIDRELVTPTGAAIAVTLATRFGPPPTMTLQKVGLGAGSRELSIPNMLRLWLGEGEADQTPAFSKSQPSPRLRHPSPAGEGLGERSTLPLETVEVLETQIDDLNPQAIGYVFNALLAAGALDVFTQAIAMKKSRPGVLLSVICHPEQVAACEAVMFRETSTLGIRRSTQQRRILAREIQQIQTDYGPVRIKVAWAGPRKEGAIANVQPEYEDCAQIAQQQNLPWREVHRVALQAWYLQQKKAASGGTTHTSPDRPYT
- a CDS encoding flippase-like domain-containing protein; protein product: MKQIGARLKPYLRWVVLGGTLIFLAKALKDHWADVVAIRIEATGWLYLAIALSVTLIAHVWSGWVWGWILRELNQPVNDLWAIAVYLRTNIAKYLPGNIWHFYGRMQAATAAGISLGAATLSVLLEPLLMAAAALLIALAGNRTPNWGWQIVSLGVVLASVHPRILNLGIQLLSRLKGKATNSAATSSSLTITRYPLRPLLGEIVFVGIRGLGFLFTFFAISPLTSSQIPPLFSAFALAWLLGLVVPGAPGGIGVFEATAIALLNRQFSPGIILSVVALYRLISILAESIGAGFAYLQKTQKPGL